The proteins below are encoded in one region of Sphingobacterium sp. R2:
- a CDS encoding DUF2157 domain-containing protein, with translation MRKYDVSKQEKQSIDDIVQFWKKENLLDEQKANELMESLDVKSFDWGQLARYAFWIALASLVFAVFSLFTDASFLAFVDTLYEAPNILFCFFFAAVAVLFYTLGLRYKKRYPYKNLSTETMMLIGVFATAACIGFMGKVLDKDTMHYSLLFLLSVAIYGFLAVKLDSKLIWTFMLLALGVWFATETAYHSNWGFKFWGMNYPLRFTIFGTLITALAVWAQPRFAQLQVFQPISYIVGLIYLMVSLWTLSIFGNYADFYEWTTVRQYHMFYWGILSTAVSVFLVVYGLKAKDNVTREVGFVFLVLNIYTRYVEYLWDNINRAVFFLILAVSFWFVGRWAEKLWNKRKEEIAG, from the coding sequence ATGCGAAAATACGACGTCAGCAAACAAGAAAAGCAATCGATCGATGATATTGTCCAATTCTGGAAGAAAGAAAATTTATTGGATGAGCAAAAAGCGAACGAGCTGATGGAGAGTTTGGACGTGAAAAGTTTTGATTGGGGGCAACTGGCTCGGTATGCTTTTTGGATTGCACTGGCATCTCTGGTATTCGCCGTTTTTTCGCTGTTTACCGATGCGTCATTCCTAGCCTTTGTGGATACCCTTTACGAAGCACCAAATATCTTGTTTTGTTTCTTTTTTGCTGCCGTGGCCGTATTGTTCTATACCCTGGGGTTGCGCTATAAGAAACGCTATCCGTATAAAAACTTATCCACCGAAACCATGATGCTGATTGGAGTTTTCGCTACGGCAGCCTGTATTGGATTTATGGGTAAGGTATTGGATAAAGATACCATGCACTACTCGCTTTTATTTTTGCTTTCCGTGGCGATTTATGGCTTTCTTGCTGTCAAGCTTGATAGTAAGCTCATCTGGACATTTATGCTATTGGCGCTAGGGGTATGGTTTGCAACCGAAACGGCGTACCATAGCAATTGGGGCTTCAAGTTTTGGGGAATGAATTATCCCCTTCGGTTTACCATTTTTGGGACACTGATCACTGCACTGGCCGTTTGGGCTCAGCCACGGTTCGCACAGCTACAAGTCTTTCAGCCTATCAGTTATATTGTCGGATTGATCTACCTGATGGTATCCTTATGGACACTCTCTATTTTTGGGAATTATGCTGATTTTTATGAATGGACCACCGTACGTCAATACCATATGTTCTACTGGGGTATATTGTCAACTGCGGTATCTGTATTTCTAGTCGTCTATGGATTAAAAGCGAAAGACAATGTGACCAGAGAAGTTGGGTTTGTATTTTTAGTGCTCAATATCTATACACGTTATGTGGAATACCTCTGGGACAACATCAATCGAGCAGTATTCTTTTTGATTTTGGCCGTGTCCTTTTGGTTTGTTGGCCGTTGGGCAGAGAAATTATGGAACAAACGGAAGGAAGAGATTGCTGGATAA